The following are encoded in a window of uncultured Pseudomonas sp. genomic DNA:
- a CDS encoding MmcQ/YjbR family DNA-binding protein — protein sequence MTPEQVAAFCLSLPGAREDIKWGGVRVFSVVESKMFALFHLSGRDGLAFKVENDLFLGFCDRPGIRPAPYLARARWISMAAPYPLSDDELQQLLTRSHQLVVAKLPKRLQLGLLL from the coding sequence ATGACGCCAGAGCAAGTTGCAGCTTTTTGCCTAAGCCTGCCCGGCGCCCGCGAGGACATCAAATGGGGCGGCGTGCGAGTGTTCTCAGTGGTCGAGAGCAAGATGTTCGCCCTGTTTCACCTGAGTGGTCGTGACGGTCTGGCCTTCAAAGTCGAAAACGATTTGTTTCTCGGCTTCTGCGACCGCCCAGGTATCCGCCCCGCGCCTTATCTGGCTCGCGCACGCTGGATCAGCATGGCTGCACCCTACCCGCTGAGTGATGACGAACTGCAACAACTGCTGACACGCTCACATCAATTGGTCGTGGCCAAATTACCCAAGCGCCTGCAACTCGGTCTGCTGCTCTAG
- a CDS encoding OprD family porin, translated as MRYTPTFTRQLLVSSIGLGLCAPTFAAFVDDSTAALDTRNFYMNRDFRQSGAPKAKAEEWAQGFMLRFESGYSEGPIGAGFDAIGLLGLKLDSSPDRTGTGILKSDREAPKRAQDAYGEAGFTAKLRASKSTLKLGTLQPVLPALMRNDSRLLPQTFRGAWLNSNEVEGLSLDLGRIDQVNQRDSSDNEDMSVFNGGKRNIVLGSAKTSDEFLFGGGRYQWTPQLATSYYYGGLDGLYKQHLVNLVHQLPLGEGQSFKSDIRFARSSDDGGSNVDNDAFGALFTYRHGGHGVTAGYQYLSGDTGFAYIAGSDNALVNLIQINDFGNQDERSWQARYDFDFATVGVPGLTFMTRYLSGDNVDRGVGMSEGKTWERNTDIAYVVQSGPLKNVGLRLRNATTRSNFGSDLDENRFIVSYSLPLW; from the coding sequence ATGCGATACACGCCGACATTCACCCGCCAGTTGCTCGTCAGCAGCATCGGCCTAGGCCTTTGCGCCCCAACCTTTGCGGCCTTCGTCGACGACAGTACGGCCGCGTTGGATACGCGCAATTTCTATATGAACCGCGACTTCCGCCAGAGCGGTGCCCCTAAAGCCAAAGCTGAGGAATGGGCGCAGGGATTCATGCTGCGTTTCGAGTCCGGCTATTCCGAGGGGCCAATCGGGGCCGGTTTCGATGCCATCGGCCTACTCGGGCTAAAGCTCGACTCCAGCCCAGATCGGACCGGCACCGGCATCCTCAAGAGCGACCGCGAAGCGCCCAAGCGCGCCCAAGATGCATACGGCGAGGCGGGTTTCACGGCCAAATTGCGGGCCTCAAAAAGCACACTCAAGCTCGGCACCCTGCAGCCGGTGTTGCCTGCACTGATGCGCAACGACAGCCGCCTGCTGCCGCAGACATTCCGCGGCGCCTGGCTCAACAGTAACGAGGTGGAGGGTCTTAGCCTTGACCTCGGACGAATCGATCAAGTCAACCAGCGCGACTCCTCGGATAACGAGGATATGAGTGTGTTCAACGGCGGCAAGCGCAACATCGTCCTGGGTAGCGCTAAGACCAGCGACGAGTTCCTGTTCGGTGGCGGGCGCTACCAGTGGACCCCGCAACTGGCCACCAGCTACTACTACGGTGGTCTTGACGGCCTCTACAAGCAGCACCTGGTTAACCTTGTGCACCAGTTGCCACTGGGCGAGGGTCAGAGTTTTAAGTCGGATATCCGCTTCGCCCGCTCCAGCGATGATGGCGGCAGTAACGTCGACAACGACGCCTTCGGCGCGCTGTTCACTTATCGCCATGGTGGCCATGGTGTGACCGCCGGCTATCAGTACCTCAGCGGCGACACCGGCTTCGCCTACATCGCAGGCTCGGACAACGCACTGGTCAACCTGATCCAAATTAACGACTTCGGTAACCAGGACGAACGCTCCTGGCAGGCGCGCTACGATTTCGACTTCGCCACCGTGGGGGTACCCGGACTCACGTTCATGACGCGCTACCTGTCCGGTGACAACGTCGATCGCGGCGTGGGTATGAGCGAAGGTAAGACTTGGGAGCGCAACACCGATATCGCCTATGTGGTGCAAAGCGGCCCGCTGAAAAACGTCGGCCTGCGCCTGCGTAACGCCACCACCCGCAGCAACTTTGGTAGCGATCTGGACGAAAACCGCTTTATCGTCAGCTACAGCCTGCCACTCTGGTAA
- a CDS encoding TIGR00366 family protein: MFARITHWNVQLVQRYLPSPFVFSALLSLFVLALAMFSTQQGLPTMVKHWNAGFWTLLAFAMQMALVFVTGHALASAPPLRRLLDRLASIPRSPTQAIVMITLISLLGCWINWGFGLVIGAVMARALARQVKGVDYPLLVASAYTGFLVWHGGLSGSIPLALAGGGADVARISGGVITDAIGIEMTLFTPLNLSIIALLLIGLPLLNRAMHPSAAHSKTADPALLAEPESPLPARDTPAQRLDDSRLLGLALVAMAGVYFAGHFIAKGFVLDLNTVIGIFLFLGLLMHGSPERYMRAVDISVRGIGGIVLLFPFYAGIMGMMTGANADGVSLAGQISQLFIEGSSADSFPLLAFLSAGVVNVFVPSGGGQWAVQGPIMLPAGQALGVAPAVTAMAIAWGDAWTNMIQPFWALPLLGIVGLGARDIMGYCLIALVYSGLVITGCFYFLA, translated from the coding sequence ATGTTCGCCCGAATCACCCACTGGAATGTGCAACTGGTACAGCGCTACCTGCCCTCACCCTTCGTTTTCTCTGCCCTGCTCAGCCTGTTCGTGCTGGCGCTGGCGATGTTTAGCACCCAGCAGGGGCTGCCGACCATGGTCAAACACTGGAACGCCGGGTTTTGGACCTTGCTGGCGTTCGCCATGCAAATGGCCTTGGTGTTTGTCACCGGCCATGCACTGGCCAGCGCACCGCCTTTGCGCCGCCTGCTTGACCGCCTGGCCTCGATTCCGCGCAGCCCGACTCAGGCCATTGTGATGATCACCCTGATCAGTCTGCTCGGCTGCTGGATCAACTGGGGTTTTGGCCTGGTAATTGGTGCGGTGATGGCCCGCGCCCTCGCGCGCCAGGTCAAAGGCGTCGATTACCCACTGCTGGTGGCCTCGGCGTACACCGGCTTTCTGGTTTGGCACGGCGGCCTGTCCGGCTCGATTCCGCTGGCGCTGGCCGGTGGCGGTGCCGATGTTGCGAGAATCAGTGGCGGTGTTATCACCGACGCCATTGGCATTGAAATGACCCTGTTCACCCCACTTAACCTGAGCATCATCGCCTTGCTGCTGATCGGCCTGCCGCTGCTCAACCGCGCCATGCACCCGAGCGCGGCGCACAGCAAAACGGCCGACCCGGCACTACTCGCAGAGCCGGAAAGCCCACTGCCGGCGCGTGACACCCCCGCGCAACGCCTAGATGACAGCCGCCTGCTCGGCCTGGCACTGGTGGCCATGGCCGGTGTGTATTTCGCCGGGCATTTTATTGCTAAGGGTTTTGTCCTCGACCTGAATACCGTCATCGGCATTTTTCTGTTCCTCGGTTTGCTGATGCATGGCTCGCCCGAGCGCTACATGCGCGCCGTGGATATCAGCGTGCGCGGCATCGGCGGCATCGTCCTACTATTCCCCTTCTACGCAGGAATCATGGGCATGATGACCGGGGCGAATGCTGACGGCGTATCGCTGGCAGGGCAGATCAGCCAGCTGTTTATTGAGGGTTCGTCCGCAGACAGCTTCCCGCTGCTGGCCTTCCTCAGTGCCGGCGTGGTCAACGTCTTCGTACCCTCCGGCGGTGGCCAGTGGGCTGTACAAGGGCCGATCATGCTGCCGGCTGGCCAGGCCCTGGGGGTAGCACCTGCGGTGACCGCCATGGCGATTGCCTGGGGCGACGCCTGGACCAATATGATCCAACCGTTCTGGGCTTTGCCTTTACTCGGTATCGTCGGCCTCGGCGCCCGCGACATCATGGGTTACTGCCTGATTGCCCTGGTTTACTCTGGCCTGGTGATTACCGGCTGCTTCTACTTCCTTGCCTGA
- a CDS encoding TRAP transporter small permease subunit: MQQPASADAQATTDLPKNRLSLQLDRFIVAIGQASAWLWLAVLVVVLSNVFSRFVLARGSIALEEMSWHLFGAAMMLALAYAVVRDDHVRVDVLREKFSLRLQAKVELAGIVLLALPVIGLMIDTMIPYAYTAFVYQEHSQAPSGLPYRFLFKSVLPLGLLLVFIALVSRASRCSTLLLNFPRAVQVPDDDRNGGHSHP, translated from the coding sequence ATGCAGCAACCTGCTTCAGCCGATGCGCAGGCCACAACTGACTTGCCAAAAAATCGCCTTTCCTTGCAACTAGACCGCTTTATCGTCGCCATCGGCCAAGCCAGTGCATGGCTATGGTTGGCTGTGCTGGTGGTGGTGCTGAGTAATGTGTTCAGCCGTTTCGTCCTGGCTCGCGGCTCCATCGCCTTGGAGGAGATGTCCTGGCACCTGTTCGGCGCCGCGATGATGCTGGCCCTGGCTTACGCAGTGGTGCGCGACGACCATGTGCGCGTTGATGTGCTGCGAGAGAAGTTTTCCCTGCGCCTGCAAGCCAAGGTTGAGTTGGCGGGCATTGTCCTGCTGGCCCTACCAGTGATCGGCTTGATGATCGACACCATGATCCCCTATGCCTACACCGCTTTTGTTTACCAGGAGCATTCGCAGGCACCCAGCGGCTTGCCTTATCGCTTCCTGTTCAAGAGCGTACTGCCGCTAGGCCTGCTCTTGGTGTTCATTGCCCTGGTTTCGCGCGCCTCCCGCTGCAGCACCTTACTGCTGAACTTCCCCCGGGCCGTTCAAGTGCCCGACGATGACCGCAATGGCGGCCATTCGCACCCCTGA
- a CDS encoding acetoacetate--CoA ligase, translated as MNAPLWTPSAERIAATSMEAFRCFVNQRHSLQLADYPALHAWSVSTRAAFWQAIVDFFDVRFSAHPEAVVHEGPAMPSAQWFPGATLNFAEHLLRRRDAHPALVAIAEDGSREQLSYAELAAHVAGLQRSLKHAGVGVGDRVAAFMPNTWQTLVGMLAASSLGATWSSCSPDFGTQGVIDRFGQIEPKVLIAAAGYRYAGKNLDLTSKLNEILERLPSLEQLIVVPYANAQAKPDDFHSAAKVALWQSFYQAGGEPEFTQVPFDHPLYILYSSGTTGVPKCIVHGGGGTLLQHVKELGLHTDLTAEDTLFYYTTCGWMMWNWLVSGLALGATLVLFDGSPFHPGAERLIDLIDAENISIFGTSAKFIAALEKAGAKPGNTHQLQRLKAILSTGSPLSHESFEYVYREIKADVCLSSISGGTDIVSCFALGNPVLPVWRGELQCKGLGMDVQVWNEAGQSVTGEKGELVCAQHFPCMPVGFWQDADGSKFQAAYFDTFPGIWAHGDYAEITAQGGLVIHGRSDAVLNPGGVRIGTAEIYRQVEKVEVVLESIAIGQEWDDDVRVVLFVRLRDGVELSEALQAQVRQVIRANTTPRHVPAKIIAVSDIPRTISGKIVELAVRNVVHGKPVKNTDALANPQALELFRDLPDLQS; from the coding sequence ATGAACGCTCCCCTCTGGACTCCCTCCGCCGAACGCATCGCCGCCACCAGCATGGAGGCCTTCCGCTGCTTCGTTAATCAGCGCCACAGCCTGCAGCTGGCCGACTACCCGGCCCTGCACGCCTGGAGCGTGAGCACGCGTGCAGCGTTCTGGCAGGCCATCGTAGATTTCTTCGACGTGCGTTTCAGTGCCCATCCTGAGGCCGTAGTGCACGAAGGCCCGGCCATGCCCAGTGCCCAGTGGTTTCCTGGCGCGACGCTGAATTTTGCCGAACACCTGCTGCGCCGCCGCGACGCTCACCCGGCGCTGGTGGCAATTGCCGAAGACGGCAGCCGCGAGCAACTCAGCTATGCCGAGCTGGCCGCCCACGTTGCCGGTCTGCAACGCAGCCTGAAGCATGCCGGCGTTGGCGTGGGTGATCGCGTCGCCGCCTTTATGCCCAACACCTGGCAAACCCTGGTCGGCATGCTGGCCGCCAGCAGCCTGGGCGCCACTTGGTCGAGCTGCTCGCCGGACTTCGGCACCCAGGGTGTGATTGACCGCTTCGGCCAGATCGAACCCAAGGTACTGATCGCCGCAGCGGGCTATCGCTACGCCGGCAAGAACCTCGACCTGACCAGCAAACTCAATGAAATCCTCGAACGCCTGCCGTCGCTTGAACAGCTGATCGTGGTGCCCTACGCCAACGCTCAGGCCAAGCCTGACGACTTCCACTCAGCGGCCAAAGTCGCACTGTGGCAAAGCTTCTACCAGGCAGGCGGCGAGCCTGAATTCACTCAAGTTCCGTTCGATCACCCGCTGTACATCCTCTACTCCAGCGGCACCACCGGCGTGCCCAAGTGCATTGTCCACGGCGGCGGCGGCACCTTGCTGCAGCACGTTAAGGAGCTGGGCCTGCACACCGACCTGACGGCCGAAGACACCTTGTTCTACTACACCACCTGCGGCTGGATGATGTGGAACTGGCTGGTCTCCGGCCTGGCGCTGGGCGCGACCCTGGTGCTGTTTGATGGCTCGCCCTTCCACCCAGGTGCCGAACGGCTAATTGACTTGATTGATGCTGAGAACATCAGCATTTTCGGCACCAGTGCCAAGTTTATTGCCGCATTGGAAAAAGCCGGTGCCAAGCCGGGTAACACACACCAGCTGCAACGCCTGAAAGCCATCCTGTCCACCGGTTCGCCGTTGTCCCACGAAAGCTTCGAGTATGTGTACCGCGAGATCAAAGCCGATGTGTGCCTGTCGTCGATCTCCGGTGGCACCGACATCGTCTCCTGCTTCGCACTCGGTAACCCGGTGCTGCCGGTATGGCGCGGCGAGTTGCAATGCAAAGGCCTGGGCATGGATGTGCAGGTGTGGAATGAAGCCGGCCAATCGGTAACCGGCGAGAAAGGCGAACTGGTCTGCGCGCAGCACTTCCCGTGCATGCCGGTCGGTTTCTGGCAGGACGCCGACGGCAGCAAATTCCAGGCCGCCTACTTCGACACCTTCCCCGGTATCTGGGCCCATGGCGACTATGCGGAAATCACCGCACAGGGCGGTTTGGTGATTCACGGGCGCTCGGATGCGGTACTCAACCCAGGCGGCGTGCGGATTGGCACCGCAGAAATTTACCGCCAGGTGGAAAAAGTCGAAGTGGTGTTGGAGTCCATCGCCATCGGTCAGGAATGGGACGATGACGTGCGCGTGGTGCTGTTTGTCCGCCTGCGTGATGGCGTTGAGTTGAGCGAGGCGCTGCAAGCGCAGGTTCGCCAAGTGATCCGCGCCAACACCACGCCGCGCCATGTACCAGCCAAAATCATCGCCGTCAGCGACATTCCGCGCACCATCAGCGGCAAGATCGTCGAGTTGGCGGTGCGCAACGTGGTGCACGGCAAACCGGTGAAGAACACCGATGCCCTGGCCAATCCACAGGCGCTGGAGCTGTTCCGTGATTTGCCGGATCTGCAGAGCTGA
- a CDS encoding peptidylprolyl isomerase, translating to MAKAMARHILVKTEAEAAALKKRIAAGEAFDVLARKYSTCPSGKKGGDLGEVRPGQMVRAIDQVIFKKPVREVHGPVKSQFGYHLVQVFYRE from the coding sequence ATGGCAAAGGCAATGGCCCGCCACATTCTGGTGAAAACCGAAGCAGAAGCGGCGGCATTGAAGAAACGCATTGCTGCTGGCGAAGCCTTTGATGTGCTCGCGCGCAAGTACTCCACCTGCCCGTCCGGCAAAAAGGGTGGCGACTTAGGCGAGGTACGCCCAGGACAGATGGTGCGTGCCATCGACCAGGTGATTTTCAAAAAGCCGGTGCGCGAAGTGCACGGCCCGGTGAAAAGCCAGTTTGGCTATCATCTGGTGCAGGTTTTCTACCGGGAGTAG
- a CDS encoding PilT/PilU family type 4a pilus ATPase — protein MDLNAMLKVLSSQDGSDLYLSTGAPPCAKFNGVLKALSAEPLKAGEVAEIADAVMDVAQREEFERELEMNLAISIAGVGRFRINIFKQRNEVSIVARNIKLDIPKFEDLKLPEVLLKTVMEKRGLVLFVGGTGSGKSTSLAALIDYRNRNSGGHIITIEDPVEYVHKHKKSIINQREVGVDTRSFHAALKNTLRQAPDVILIGEIRDRETMEHALAFADTGHLAISTLHANNANQALDRIINFFPEDRRPQLLNDLGNNLKAFVSQRLVKTVDGKRRAAVEVLLGTPTIRDLIKRNEFAEIKEIMEKSKNLGMQTFDQALIDLVNDGSIDEEEAVKNADSANNVRLKLKLYRETPSAPAVVAAPAPAATAARPAAPAAPAGDWGLELKLEDIEVEQPPEDPGRNGI, from the coding sequence ATGGACCTCAATGCAATGCTCAAAGTCCTGTCCAGTCAGGACGGGTCCGATCTTTACCTGTCAACGGGTGCGCCGCCCTGCGCCAAGTTCAACGGCGTGCTCAAGGCGCTGAGCGCCGAGCCACTCAAGGCCGGTGAGGTGGCCGAGATCGCTGATGCGGTGATGGATGTGGCGCAGCGTGAAGAATTTGAACGTGAGCTGGAGATGAACCTGGCCATCTCGATTGCCGGCGTCGGGCGTTTCCGCATAAACATTTTTAAGCAGCGCAACGAGGTGTCGATCGTCGCGCGCAATATCAAGCTGGATATCCCCAAGTTTGAAGACCTCAAACTGCCGGAAGTACTGCTCAAGACGGTGATGGAGAAGCGCGGTCTGGTGCTCTTTGTCGGTGGCACTGGCTCGGGTAAATCGACCTCACTGGCAGCCTTGATCGACTACCGCAACCGCAACAGCGGTGGCCATATCATCACCATCGAAGACCCGGTGGAGTATGTGCATAAGCACAAAAAATCGATCATCAATCAACGTGAAGTCGGGGTCGATACCCGCAGCTTTCATGCAGCGCTGAAAAACACCCTGCGCCAGGCGCCTGATGTGATTTTGATTGGCGAAATCCGTGACCGCGAGACCATGGAGCACGCCCTGGCGTTTGCCGACACCGGGCACTTGGCAATTTCCACGTTGCACGCCAACAACGCCAACCAGGCGTTGGACCGCATCATCAACTTCTTTCCCGAAGACCGTCGGCCGCAGCTGCTTAACGACTTGGGCAACAATCTCAAGGCGTTCGTTTCCCAGCGGCTGGTGAAGACGGTCGACGGCAAGCGCCGCGCGGCGGTTGAAGTGCTGCTGGGTACGCCGACCATTCGTGACCTGATCAAACGCAACGAGTTTGCCGAGATCAAGGAGATCATGGAGAAATCGAAGAACCTCGGCATGCAGACCTTCGATCAGGCCCTGATCGATCTGGTTAATGACGGTTCGATTGATGAAGAGGAAGCGGTGAAAAACGCCGATTCTGCAAACAACGTCCGCCTCAAGCTCAAGCTCTATCGCGAGACACCAAGCGCGCCGGCCGTCGTCGCAGCCCCTGCTCCGGCTGCCACTGCAGCGCGCCCAGCAGCACCAGCAGCGCCAGCGGGTGACTGGGGGCTTGAGTTGAAGTTGGAAGATATTGAAGTCGAGCAGCCGCCGGAAGATCCGGGCCGCAATGGGATTTAA
- a CDS encoding TRAP transporter large permease subunit, producing the protein MGLEQILVIAMFASFMGLLLCGFPVAWSLAGIGLVFAVTGHVLVEYFDADLWFTWSGTIGVLDARIYGIVANELMVALPLFIFMGIMLDRSGIAERLMHSLVRVLGPLRGGYAITVVIVGVLLAASTGIVGASVVLLGMLSLGPMLQANYNKSLAVGTACSVGTLGILIPPSIMLVLMADRLGTPEASVGKLFMGALIPGMMLALLYILYIVIVSWLKKDFAPAPKDRQPLDARALLDVFWAVVPPLALILAVLGSIFFGIATTTEASAVGAAGALLMTALSRRLNLSMLKEALYQTSRTTAFIFGIFIGATVFAAVLRGLGGDDVVRDALTGLPFGQTGVLLTVLFITFLLGFFLDWVEITLIILPLVAPVLFSMGVDPLWFAILFAICLQTSFLTPPVGFALFYIKGVCPPEITTRDIYLGVAPFIALQLLGLALVFYFQELATWLPNEVYGGP; encoded by the coding sequence ATGGGTCTGGAACAAATTCTGGTTATCGCCATGTTCGCCAGCTTCATGGGGCTGCTGCTGTGCGGCTTTCCTGTGGCGTGGTCGCTGGCGGGTATCGGCCTGGTCTTTGCCGTCACCGGGCATGTGCTGGTGGAGTATTTCGACGCTGACCTGTGGTTCACCTGGAGCGGCACCATCGGCGTACTTGATGCGCGCATCTACGGCATCGTCGCCAACGAACTGATGGTGGCGCTGCCGCTGTTTATCTTCATGGGCATTATGCTCGACCGCTCCGGCATCGCCGAACGCCTGATGCACAGCCTGGTGCGGGTACTGGGGCCGCTGCGTGGCGGCTACGCGATCACCGTGGTCATCGTCGGCGTGTTGCTGGCCGCCTCCACCGGCATTGTCGGTGCCTCGGTGGTATTGCTCGGCATGCTCTCGCTGGGCCCAATGCTGCAAGCCAACTACAACAAGAGCCTGGCGGTGGGCACCGCCTGTTCGGTGGGCACCCTCGGCATCCTGATTCCGCCGAGCATCATGCTGGTGCTGATGGCGGACCGTCTCGGCACCCCAGAGGCCTCGGTTGGCAAGCTGTTCATGGGCGCGCTGATTCCCGGCATGATGCTCGCTTTGCTCTACATCCTGTATATCGTCATCGTGTCTTGGCTGAAAAAGGACTTCGCCCCGGCGCCGAAAGACCGCCAGCCACTCGACGCTCGCGCCCTGCTCGACGTTTTTTGGGCCGTGGTACCGCCACTGGCGCTGATTCTCGCGGTGCTGGGTTCGATCTTCTTCGGCATCGCCACCACCACGGAAGCTTCGGCAGTAGGGGCCGCCGGTGCCCTGTTGATGACCGCGCTCAGCCGTCGACTGAACCTGAGCATGCTCAAGGAGGCGTTGTACCAGACCAGCCGCACCACCGCCTTTATCTTCGGCATTTTCATCGGTGCCACGGTGTTCGCCGCCGTGCTGCGCGGCCTTGGCGGCGACGACGTGGTGCGCGACGCACTGACCGGCCTGCCGTTTGGCCAGACCGGTGTATTGCTCACCGTGCTGTTCATCACCTTCCTGCTGGGGTTCTTCCTCGATTGGGTGGAGATCACCCTGATTATCCTGCCGCTGGTAGCGCCGGTGTTGTTTTCCATGGGGGTGGATCCACTGTGGTTCGCCATCCTCTTCGCCATTTGCCTGCAGACCTCGTTTCTCACCCCTCCGGTGGGCTTCGCGCTGTTTTACATCAAGGGCGTCTGCCCGCCGGAGATCACCACCCGCGACATTTACCTGGGCGTAGCCCCCTTCATCGCCCTGCAGCTGCTCGGCCTGGCCCTGGTGTTCTATTTCCAGGAGCTGGCCACCTGGCTGCCCAACGAGGTGTATGGCGGCCCGTAA
- a CDS encoding sigma 54-interacting transcriptional regulator — MAISSEDLDQHGLIVGVSPERFRAVAMPLLFDHLNAQCEGTIAVNRQARIVWINDKYAEKVGINDPSRVLGKEIEQVLPASRLREVVESGQPSMLDLMAFGSEHFVVTRIPLRDEDGTLVGALGFVLFDRARALKPLMAKFNLLQNELLATQNELAKARRARYTIAGFIGASAAASEIKRQARRAAQLDATVLLRGETGTGKELLAQGIHNLSPRANGPFVAVNVAAIPETLVEAELFGTAPGAFTGADRKARIGKFEVANGGTLFLDEIGDLPMPLQAKLLRVLQEQEVEPLGSNQVKSLNVRVIAATHIDLEAKVAAGEFRDDLYYRLNVLALHVPPLRERREDIPTLAEHLLDDIANRSGQPPMELSREALILLGQQAWKGNVRELRNLLERTQLDAEGPRLDAAQLQPLLAAPGLPAPTQPTTPPAIAASEVAPPLRPLAESLAQAERQAMQQALAACNGNRRRAAIELGISRASLYSKLQQHGLSQR; from the coding sequence ATGGCCATATCCAGCGAAGACCTCGACCAGCACGGCCTGATCGTCGGCGTGTCTCCCGAGCGCTTCCGCGCGGTGGCCATGCCGCTGTTGTTCGATCACCTCAACGCCCAGTGCGAGGGCACCATTGCGGTCAACCGTCAGGCGCGGATCGTTTGGATCAACGACAAATATGCTGAGAAGGTCGGCATCAACGACCCGTCCCGCGTGCTCGGCAAGGAGATCGAGCAGGTGCTGCCGGCAAGTAGACTGCGCGAGGTGGTGGAGAGCGGTCAGCCAAGCATGCTCGACCTGATGGCCTTCGGCAGCGAACACTTCGTGGTCACCCGTATCCCGCTACGCGATGAAGACGGCACATTGGTCGGTGCTCTGGGTTTCGTCCTGTTCGACCGTGCACGCGCCCTGAAACCCTTGATGGCCAAGTTCAACCTACTGCAAAACGAATTGCTCGCCACCCAGAACGAATTGGCCAAGGCCCGTCGTGCGCGCTACACCATCGCGGGGTTCATTGGCGCCAGCGCTGCTGCCAGCGAGATTAAGCGCCAGGCTCGGCGCGCCGCCCAGCTCGACGCCACGGTACTGCTGCGCGGCGAGACGGGAACCGGCAAGGAGCTACTGGCCCAGGGCATCCATAACCTGTCGCCGCGGGCCAACGGTCCTTTCGTCGCGGTCAACGTCGCCGCCATCCCCGAGACCCTAGTCGAGGCTGAGCTGTTCGGCACCGCCCCCGGTGCCTTCACCGGCGCCGACCGCAAAGCGCGCATCGGTAAGTTTGAGGTGGCCAACGGCGGCACTCTATTCCTCGACGAAATCGGCGACTTGCCGATGCCACTGCAAGCCAAATTGCTGCGCGTGCTGCAGGAGCAAGAGGTCGAACCGCTCGGTTCCAATCAGGTTAAATCACTCAACGTGCGGGTGATCGCCGCCACCCATATCGACCTGGAAGCCAAGGTTGCCGCCGGCGAGTTCCGCGACGACCTTTACTACCGTCTTAACGTGCTGGCCCTGCACGTGCCGCCTCTGCGCGAGCGCCGTGAAGATATCCCTACCCTGGCCGAGCATCTGCTCGACGACATCGCTAACCGCTCCGGCCAGCCTCCAATGGAACTCAGCCGTGAAGCCCTGATACTGCTCGGCCAGCAAGCCTGGAAAGGCAACGTGCGCGAGCTGCGCAACCTGCTCGAGCGCACCCAGCTGGACGCCGAAGGGCCGCGGCTCGACGCCGCTCAGCTGCAACCGCTGCTGGCTGCGCCAGGCCTACCCGCACCCACGCAGCCAACCACGCCACCGGCTATTGCTGCGAGCGAGGTGGCACCACCGCTACGGCCCCTGGCAGAAAGCCTGGCCCAAGCTGAGCGCCAAGCCATGCAACAGGCCTTGGCAGCCTGCAATGGTAACCGTCGACGTGCCGCCATCGAACTGGGCATCTCCCGCGCCAGTCTTTACAGCAAGCTGCAACAACACGGACTTAGCCAGCGCTGA
- a CDS encoding 3-hydroxybutyrate dehydrogenase, producing the protein MTLSGKTALITGSTSGIGLGIALKLAEAGADLVLNGFGDSAAALAAVRVHGVRAEHHPADMSKPEEIEALIHFATSNFGGVDILINNAGIQHVAPIEDFPVARWDAIIAINLSAAFHTTRLVMPSMRERNWGRIINIASAHGLAASAGKSAYVAAKHGLIGLSKSVALETATTGITCNAICPGWVLTPLVQKQIDDRTIDGDSARAREDLLSEKQPSLDFVTPEQLGELALFLCSDAAIQVRGAAWNMDGGWLAR; encoded by the coding sequence ATGACGCTCAGTGGAAAAACCGCTCTGATAACAGGTTCGACCAGCGGTATCGGCTTAGGTATCGCCCTGAAGCTGGCTGAGGCCGGCGCTGACTTAGTGCTTAACGGTTTTGGCGACAGCGCCGCCGCCCTCGCCGCAGTGCGCGTCCATGGTGTGCGCGCCGAGCATCACCCAGCGGACATGAGCAAACCCGAGGAAATCGAGGCTTTAATACACTTCGCCACCAGCAACTTTGGCGGTGTCGACATCCTCATCAATAACGCCGGCATCCAGCATGTGGCACCGATTGAAGACTTCCCGGTAGCACGCTGGGACGCAATCATCGCGATCAACCTCAGCGCCGCGTTCCACACCACTCGCCTGGTCATGCCAAGCATGCGTGAGCGCAACTGGGGGCGAATCATCAATATCGCCTCAGCCCATGGCCTGGCCGCTTCAGCCGGTAAAAGCGCTTATGTAGCGGCCAAGCACGGTTTGATTGGTCTGAGCAAAAGCGTGGCGCTAGAAACGGCCACCACCGGCATCACCTGCAATGCCATCTGCCCTGGCTGGGTGTTGACGCCCCTGGTACAGAAGCAGATTGATGACCGCACCATTGATGGTGACAGCGCCCGTGCCCGCGAGGACTTGCTGAGTGAAAAACAACCATCACTGGACTTCGTCACCCCCGAGCAGCTCGGCGAGCTGGCCCTGTTCCTCTGCAGCGATGCCGCCATTCAGGTGCGTGGCGCCGCCTGGAATATGGACGGGGGCTGGCTAGCCCGCTAA